The Ranitomeya imitator isolate aRanImi1 chromosome 8, aRanImi1.pri, whole genome shotgun sequence genome window below encodes:
- the BTF3L4 gene encoding transcription factor BTF3 homolog 4 has product MNQEKLAKLQAQVRIGGKGTARRKKKVVHRTATADDKKLQSSLKKLAVNNIAGIEEVNMIKDDGTVIHFNNPKVQASLSANTFAINGHAEAKQITEMLPGILSQLGADSLTSLRKLAEQFPRQVLDCKAPKPEDIEEEDDDVPELVENFDEASKNEAN; this is encoded by the exons ATGAATCAAGAAAAACTAGCAAAACTTCAAGCTCAGGTCCGGATAGGTGGTAAG GGAACAGCCCGCAGAAAGAAGAAGGTTGTACACAGAACAGCGACAGCAGATGACAAGAAACTTCAGAGCTCGCTCAAGAAACTGGCAGTAAATAACATTGCTGGTATTGAGGAA gttaatatgattaaagaCGACGGCACAGTTATCCATTTCAACAACCCCAAGGTTCAGGCTTCCCTCTCTGCCAACACGTTTGCAATTAATGGTCACGCAGAAGCCAAGCAGATCACAGAAATGCTCCCAGGTATCCTAAGTCAACTGGGAGCCGACAGCCTCACAAGTCTCCGCAAGCTAGCCGAACAATTCCCCCGCCAGG TATTGGATTGTAAGGCACCGAAACccgaggacatagaagaggaggatgACGATGTCCCGG aACTTGTAGAGAATTTTGATGAAGCATCAAAAAATGAAGCAAATTGA